A stretch of the Azorhizobium caulinodans ORS 571 genome encodes the following:
- a CDS encoding acetyl-CoA C-acetyltransferase produces the protein MTDDVVIVSAARTPVGSFNGALSTLPAHQLGAIAIKAALERAGVAASEVSEVILGQVLTAAQGQNPARQASIAAGVPIESPAWQVNQVCGSGLRSVALGYQAIKNGDSSLVVAGGQESMSQSTHAAHLRNGTRMGSLDLVDTMIKDGLWDAFNGYHMGNTAENVATQFQITRAEQDEFAVASQHKAEAAQKAGRFKEEIVPVTISSRKGDVVVDTDEYPRHGATIEAMQKLKPAFVKDGTVTAANASGINDGGAAVVLMSAERAAKEGKTPLARIVSWAQAGVDPAVMGTGPIPASKLALEKAGWTVDDLDLIEANEAFAAQAIAVNKGLGWDTAKVNVNGGAIAIGHPIGASGTRILVTLLHEMQKRDAKKGLATLCIGGGMGIALCVERP, from the coding sequence ATGACCGACGACGTCGTCATCGTCAGCGCCGCCCGCACCCCCGTGGGGTCCTTCAACGGCGCCCTGTCCACGCTTCCGGCGCACCAGCTGGGCGCCATCGCCATCAAGGCCGCTCTGGAGCGGGCCGGCGTTGCTGCATCCGAAGTCAGCGAAGTGATTCTCGGCCAGGTGCTGACCGCCGCCCAGGGCCAGAATCCCGCCCGCCAGGCCTCCATCGCCGCCGGCGTTCCGATCGAGAGCCCGGCCTGGCAGGTCAACCAGGTGTGCGGCTCGGGGCTGCGTTCCGTTGCGCTTGGATATCAGGCCATCAAGAATGGCGACAGCTCGCTGGTGGTGGCCGGCGGCCAGGAATCCATGAGCCAGTCCACCCATGCCGCGCACCTGCGAAACGGCACCCGCATGGGCTCGCTCGACCTTGTTGACACCATGATCAAGGACGGCCTGTGGGACGCCTTCAACGGCTACCACATGGGCAACACCGCCGAGAACGTGGCGACCCAGTTCCAGATCACCCGCGCCGAGCAGGACGAGTTCGCCGTCGCTTCCCAGCACAAGGCCGAGGCGGCCCAGAAGGCCGGGCGCTTCAAGGAGGAAATCGTCCCCGTCACCATCTCCAGCCGCAAGGGCGACGTGGTGGTGGATACGGACGAATATCCCCGCCACGGCGCCACCATCGAGGCGATGCAGAAGCTGAAGCCGGCCTTCGTCAAGGACGGCACGGTGACCGCCGCGAACGCCTCGGGCATCAATGACGGCGGCGCCGCCGTGGTGCTCATGAGCGCCGAGCGCGCCGCCAAGGAAGGCAAGACCCCGCTCGCCCGCATCGTCTCCTGGGCGCAGGCCGGCGTCGATCCGGCCGTGATGGGCACCGGCCCGATCCCCGCCTCCAAGCTGGCTCTGGAGAAGGCCGGCTGGACCGTCGATGATCTCGACCTCATCGAGGCCAACGAGGCGTTCGCCGCCCAGGCCATCGCCGTCAACAAGGGCCTCGGCTGGGATACCGCGAAGGTCAATGTGAACGGCGGCGCCATCGCCATCGGCCATCCCATCGGCGCCTCCGGCACCCGCATCCTCGTGACCCTGCTGCACGAGATGCAGAAGCGCGACGCCAAGAAGGGCCTCGCCACGCTCTGCATCGGCGGCGGCATGGGCATCGCGCTCTGCGTCGAGCGCCCCTGA
- the phaR gene encoding polyhydroxyalkanoate synthesis repressor PhaR → MAKTQEPVTIKKYANRRLYNTGTSTYVTLEDLANMVKEGEDFVVYDAKNGDDITHSVLTQIIFEQENKGQNLLPIAFLRQIIRFYGDSMQMMVPRFLEMSIESFTKEQGRMRDQVSKTIVGTPFGGFEDQVRRNMEVFERAFNMFIPFKGDETPAETTTPAAQPAAAASSGDELEALKRQMADMQQKLEKLVSKPEGGSQ, encoded by the coding sequence ATGGCTAAGACGCAAGAGCCAGTCACCATCAAGAAATATGCGAATCGCCGCCTCTACAACACGGGTACCAGTACCTATGTGACCCTCGAAGACCTCGCCAACATGGTGAAGGAGGGTGAGGACTTCGTCGTCTATGACGCGAAGAACGGTGACGACATAACGCATTCTGTCCTGACGCAGATCATCTTCGAGCAGGAGAACAAGGGGCAGAATCTTCTTCCCATTGCTTTCCTGCGGCAGATCATCCGTTTCTACGGCGACAGCATGCAGATGATGGTGCCGCGCTTCCTCGAGATGTCCATCGAGAGTTTCACCAAAGAGCAGGGACGCATGCGCGACCAGGTCTCCAAGACCATCGTCGGCACGCCCTTCGGTGGCTTTGAGGATCAGGTTCGCCGCAACATGGAGGTGTTCGAGCGCGCCTTCAACATGTTCATCCCCTTCAAGGGCGATGAGACGCCAGCCGAGACCACCACGCCCGCCGCGCAGCCTGCCGCTGCGGCCAGTTCCGGCGACGAGCTGGAGGCGCTGAAGCGCCAGATGGCGGACATGCAGCAGAAGCTGGAGAAGCTCGTTTCCAAGCCGGAAGGCGGAAGCCAGTAA
- a CDS encoding bifunctional diguanylate cyclase/phosphodiesterase, which translates to MLDTPEQTLQALQTLQCLVYRWDLTANTVHWSANSGEALGPALLEQLGRGTTFRAFLGCTDESTDYHRFARALPLASMPYEALVRPAIDGTPAAFRVHDQGRWRAGSDGQPEQAVGTLEILPLLAPVIPGGTADPLTGALTRRHLTEALGTLPFGPQARWALLLVGLDDLGRINDRFGFETADRLLVALAGRLRQQLSSADLLLRFSGNKFAILLTETSVEALGAFGERLISEIREARLSAGEGQLPVSVTIGAILPPHQGEAPDAIIARLQEAHEMAKRRGRGRFFLDLQGTRNEGRRRANLQMADEIVQAIDRNDVTVAYQPVVRATTRTLVFCEALARIAHDRYSRQYSGHRLVAAADSLGLMGHLDRSMLKQVAADMRRDPTLHVSINVSASSIMDEAWIALYRREVDTDIGRRLIVELTESVAVDHLSAARNFIAQVRPSGARIAIDDFGAGATSFRNLRKLGVDLVKIDGGYIINMAKSPDDQAFVRALLTLSRQLGIETVAEWVQNEIVAAQLLEWGCDYFQGSLSGLARPLATEHGT; encoded by the coding sequence GTGCTCGATACGCCCGAACAGACCCTTCAGGCCCTGCAGACCTTGCAGTGTCTCGTCTATCGCTGGGATCTCACCGCCAACACCGTTCACTGGAGCGCCAACAGCGGCGAAGCCCTCGGGCCGGCGCTGCTGGAGCAGCTCGGCCGCGGCACGACGTTTCGCGCCTTCCTCGGCTGCACGGACGAGAGCACCGACTACCACCGCTTCGCGCGCGCCCTGCCACTGGCCAGCATGCCCTACGAGGCGCTGGTCCGGCCGGCGATCGACGGCACGCCCGCAGCCTTCCGCGTCCATGACCAGGGCCGCTGGCGGGCGGGCAGCGACGGCCAGCCGGAGCAGGCGGTCGGCACGCTGGAGATCCTCCCCCTCCTCGCCCCGGTCATCCCGGGCGGGACCGCGGACCCGCTCACGGGCGCACTCACCCGCCGGCATCTCACGGAGGCCCTCGGCACCCTCCCCTTCGGACCGCAGGCGCGCTGGGCGCTGCTGCTCGTGGGACTCGATGACCTCGGCCGGATCAACGACCGCTTCGGCTTCGAGACCGCCGACCGGCTTCTGGTGGCGCTGGCGGGCCGGCTGCGCCAGCAGCTCTCCAGCGCCGATCTGCTGCTGCGCTTCTCCGGCAACAAGTTCGCCATTCTGCTGACCGAAACATCGGTGGAGGCCCTCGGCGCGTTCGGTGAGCGGCTCATCTCCGAAATTCGCGAGGCGCGGCTCTCCGCCGGCGAGGGCCAACTGCCGGTGAGCGTCACCATCGGCGCCATCCTGCCCCCGCACCAGGGCGAGGCGCCCGATGCGATCATCGCCCGCCTGCAGGAAGCGCATGAGATGGCCAAGCGCCGGGGGCGCGGGCGCTTCTTCCTCGACCTGCAGGGCACACGGAACGAGGGCCGTCGCCGGGCCAATCTGCAGATGGCCGACGAGATCGTTCAGGCCATCGACCGCAATGACGTCACGGTTGCCTACCAGCCCGTGGTGCGCGCCACCACCCGCACCCTGGTGTTCTGCGAGGCGCTCGCCCGCATCGCCCACGACCGCTACTCGCGGCAGTATTCCGGCCACCGTCTCGTGGCTGCGGCGGACTCCCTCGGCCTCATGGGCCATCTGGACCGCAGCATGCTGAAGCAGGTCGCCGCCGACATGCGCCGCGACCCGACGCTGCACGTCTCGATCAACGTCTCCGCCTCCTCCATCATGGACGAGGCGTGGATCGCGCTCTACCGACGGGAAGTGGACACGGACATCGGGCGCCGGCTCATCGTCGAACTGACGGAGTCGGTGGCGGTGGATCATCTCTCGGCCGCGCGCAACTTCATCGCGCAGGTGCGCCCCTCCGGCGCACGCATCGCCATCGACGACTTCGGCGCCGGTGCCACATCCTTCCGCAACCTGCGCAAGCTCGGCGTCGATCTGGTGAAGATCGACGGCGGCTACATCATCAACATGGCAAAATCGCCGGACGACCAGGCGTTCGTACGGGCGCTGCTCACCCTCTCCCGCCAACTGGGGATCGAGACCGTCGCGGAATGGGTGCAGAACGAGATCGTCGCCGCCCAGTTGCTCGAATGGGGGTGCGACTATTTCCAGGGCTCGCTGAGCGGGCTTGCGCGCCCGCTGGCGACAGAGCACGGCACCTGA
- the rpmF gene encoding 50S ribosomal protein L32, whose amino-acid sequence MAVPKRKTSPSRRGMRRSADALKQPTYVEDKDSGELRRPHHLDLKTGMYRGRQILKPKTAEV is encoded by the coding sequence ATGGCTGTCCCTAAGAGAAAGACCTCGCCGTCCCGTCGCGGCATGCGCCGTTCGGCCGATGCGCTGAAGCAGCCCACCTATGTGGAAGACAAGGATTCCGGCGAGCTGCGCCGCCCGCATCACCTGGACCTGAAGACCGGCATGTATCGCGGTCGCCAGATCCTGAAGCCCAAGACCGCCGAGGTCTGA
- a CDS encoding peptidylprolyl isomerase produces MMRPAPTAALAVALTAFAFGGQAFAQTAAPGATPPAAAAPARPADSDPVVETVNGAPIRASELAIAEDDIGPGLPQVQGAARQEYILSFLTDMTLLAQAAQAQKLDQSPEFAAKMNYLRTKALMETLMAAEAKKAVTEDAKRKTYDEFVKQTKPETEVHARHILVDSEAKAKEIAAKAKAGADFAKLAKENSKDSAEDGGDLGYFTKDQMVPEFADAAFKLDKGQVSDPVKTQFGWHVIKVEDKRQKPIPTYEQVSDQIDQYLIRKAQSDLVTKLRSDAKVEKTSAAPSAAPAAPATPAAPAGAAPAAPKN; encoded by the coding sequence ATGATGCGTCCCGCTCCCACCGCCGCGCTCGCGGTTGCTCTCACCGCCTTCGCCTTCGGCGGCCAGGCGTTCGCCCAGACGGCGGCGCCGGGCGCCACCCCGCCGGCGGCGGCAGCCCCGGCCAGGCCGGCCGACAGCGATCCGGTGGTTGAGACGGTGAACGGCGCGCCCATCCGCGCCAGCGAACTCGCCATCGCGGAAGACGACATCGGCCCCGGCCTGCCGCAGGTGCAGGGCGCCGCGCGTCAGGAATACATCCTGTCCTTCCTGACTGACATGACCCTGCTGGCTCAGGCCGCGCAGGCGCAGAAGCTCGACCAGAGCCCGGAATTCGCGGCCAAGATGAACTATCTGCGCACCAAGGCGCTGATGGAGACCCTCATGGCTGCCGAGGCCAAGAAGGCTGTGACCGAGGACGCCAAGCGCAAGACCTATGACGAGTTCGTCAAGCAGACGAAGCCGGAGACCGAGGTCCACGCTCGCCATATCCTCGTGGACAGCGAGGCCAAGGCCAAGGAAATCGCCGCCAAGGCCAAGGCCGGCGCCGATTTTGCCAAGCTTGCCAAGGAAAACTCCAAGGACAGCGCCGAGGATGGCGGCGATCTCGGCTACTTCACCAAGGACCAGATGGTGCCGGAATTCGCGGACGCCGCCTTCAAGCTGGACAAGGGCCAGGTCTCCGATCCGGTGAAGACCCAGTTTGGCTGGCACGTCATCAAGGTCGAGGACAAGCGCCAGAAGCCGATCCCGACCTATGAGCAGGTCTCCGACCAGATCGACCAGTATCTCATCCGCAAGGCGCAGTCCGATCTCGTGACCAAGCTGCGCTCCGATGCGAAGGTCGAGAAGACCTCGGCCGCGCCCTCCGCCGCCCCGGCTGCGCCCGCGACCCCTGCGGCTCCGGCCGGCGCTGCGCCTGCGGCCCCGAAGAACTGA
- a CDS encoding TetR/AcrR family transcriptional regulator, with translation MTDAAETAPTRRRTSIGGRRNPESAAAILDAAAAILAENGLGGFSIEAVARRAGAGKPTIYRWWPNKAALLIDVYARQKETVLQADTGSLQGDLEDVLSRLFDFWRHTPAGAAFRSIIAEAQSDPEALERLRAFLIERRAYVREIVERGIARGDLPADADGAAIVEMLFGFAWMRLLTGDLGAAEDIPRRVHLILKGAA, from the coding sequence ATGACTGATGCTGCCGAGACCGCCCCGACGCGCCGCCGCACCTCCATCGGGGGCCGGCGCAACCCGGAGAGTGCCGCAGCCATTCTCGATGCGGCAGCGGCGATCCTCGCGGAGAATGGGCTGGGCGGTTTCAGCATCGAGGCGGTCGCGCGCCGGGCGGGCGCCGGCAAGCCAACCATCTATCGCTGGTGGCCCAACAAGGCCGCGCTGCTCATCGATGTCTATGCGCGGCAGAAGGAGACCGTGCTCCAGGCGGACACCGGCTCCCTGCAAGGGGATCTGGAAGACGTCCTGAGCCGGCTCTTTGATTTCTGGCGCCACACGCCCGCCGGCGCCGCCTTCCGCTCCATCATCGCCGAAGCCCAGTCGGACCCTGAAGCGCTGGAGCGGCTGCGCGCCTTTCTGATCGAGCGGCGGGCCTATGTGCGCGAGATCGTCGAGCGCGGCATCGCCCGCGGCGACCTTCCGGCCGATGCGGACGGTGCAGCCATTGTCGAAATGCTGTTCGGCTTTGCCTGGATGCGCCTGCTGACCGGCGACCTCGGCGCTGCCGAGGACATCCCGCGCCGCGTACACCTCATCCTCAAGGGCGCCGCCTGA
- the argJ gene encoding bifunctional glutamate N-acetyltransferase/amino-acid acetyltransferase ArgJ, giving the protein MSASISPLAPSALPEVPPVPGVRFATAEAGIRYQGRTDALLVAFDKGTAVAGVTTRSLCPSAPVEWCREALKKGKARGLVVNSGNANAFTGLKGRESTALTARIAADALGCKPTEIFLASTGVIGEPLDATKFQGVMGDMAGRLAAGPWEGPARAIMTTDTFPKLATAQVPFGNTTVTIAGIAKGAGMIAPDMATMLSFVFTDAPIAAPVLQKLLSKLVVNSFNAVTVDGDTSTSDTLLLFATGAAKEVGAPAVKDSADPVLRPFRKALKAVLNDLAEQVARDGEGARKLIRVHVSGAVSKSSARRIAFSIANSPLVKTAVAGEDANWGRVVMAVGKAGEPADRDRLAISFGDIRVAAEGARDPSYDEQVVSDYMKGDVIDIRVDLGLGKGADRVLTCDLTKEYVAINGDYRS; this is encoded by the coding sequence ATGTCCGCGTCCATCTCCCCGCTCGCTCCGTCCGCCTTGCCCGAGGTGCCGCCTGTGCCGGGCGTGCGTTTCGCCACCGCCGAGGCGGGCATTCGCTACCAGGGCCGCACCGATGCGCTGCTCGTGGCGTTCGACAAGGGAACGGCCGTCGCGGGCGTCACGACCCGCTCGCTCTGCCCCTCCGCGCCTGTCGAGTGGTGCCGCGAGGCCCTGAAGAAGGGCAAGGCGCGCGGCCTCGTCGTCAATTCTGGCAATGCCAATGCCTTCACCGGCCTCAAAGGGCGTGAGTCCACCGCGCTGACGGCGCGCATCGCCGCCGATGCGCTTGGCTGCAAGCCCACGGAGATCTTCCTCGCCTCCACCGGCGTCATCGGCGAGCCGCTGGATGCCACCAAGTTCCAGGGCGTGATGGGCGATATGGCCGGCCGCCTCGCCGCCGGCCCGTGGGAAGGCCCCGCGCGTGCCATCATGACCACGGACACCTTTCCGAAGCTCGCCACCGCGCAGGTGCCCTTCGGCAACACCACGGTCACGATCGCTGGCATCGCCAAGGGCGCGGGCATGATCGCCCCCGACATGGCGACCATGCTCTCCTTCGTCTTCACCGATGCGCCCATCGCGGCGCCGGTGCTCCAGAAGCTGCTCTCCAAGCTGGTGGTGAACAGCTTCAATGCCGTGACCGTGGATGGCGACACCTCCACCTCCGATACGCTGCTCCTGTTCGCCACCGGTGCGGCGAAGGAAGTCGGCGCGCCGGCCGTGAAGGACAGTGCCGATCCGGTGCTGCGTCCCTTCCGCAAGGCGCTGAAAGCGGTTCTCAATGATCTGGCCGAGCAGGTCGCCCGCGACGGCGAAGGCGCGCGCAAGCTGATCCGCGTGCACGTGTCGGGCGCCGTCTCCAAGTCGTCCGCCCGCCGCATCGCCTTCTCCATTGCCAATTCGCCGCTGGTGAAGACGGCGGTCGCCGGCGAGGACGCCAACTGGGGCCGCGTGGTGATGGCCGTGGGCAAGGCCGGCGAGCCTGCCGACCGTGACCGCCTCGCCATCTCCTTCGGCGACATCCGCGTGGCGGCGGAGGGCGCGCGCGACCCGTCCTATGACGAGCAGGTGGTCTCCGACTACATGAAGGGCGATGTCATCGACATCCGCGTGGACCTCGGCCTCGGCAAGGGGGCGGATCGCGTCCTGACCTGCGATCTGACCAAGGAATACGTGGCCATCAACGGCGATTACCGCTCGTGA
- a CDS encoding (deoxy)nucleoside triphosphate pyrophosphohydrolase, which produces MKITLVAACALVDADNRVLVAQRPEGKALAGLWEFPGGKVEPGERPEACLIRELHEELGITVKEACLAPLTFASHGYETFHLLMPLWICRRWEGQVIAREHKALKWLRAGKLRDIPMPPADEPLIPPLIDLLGP; this is translated from the coding sequence GTGAAGATCACGCTCGTCGCCGCCTGCGCGCTGGTGGATGCCGACAACCGGGTGCTGGTGGCCCAGCGCCCGGAAGGCAAGGCGCTGGCCGGCCTCTGGGAGTTCCCCGGCGGCAAGGTGGAGCCCGGCGAGCGGCCCGAAGCCTGCCTCATCCGGGAATTGCATGAGGAACTCGGCATCACGGTGAAGGAGGCGTGCCTTGCGCCCCTCACCTTTGCCAGCCACGGCTATGAGACCTTCCATCTGCTGATGCCGCTGTGGATCTGCCGCCGTTGGGAAGGGCAGGTCATCGCTCGTGAGCACAAGGCGCTGAAGTGGCTGCGCGCAGGCAAGCTGCGCGACATCCCCATGCCGCCGGCGGACGAACCGCTCATTCCGCCGCTGATCGACCTTCTCGGTCCCTGA
- a CDS encoding acyl-CoA thioesterase, translating into MTKAEAAPRDAAPKGEREAPALRSSFPHFLPITTRWSDMDVYGHVNNVVYYAYFDTVVAEYLMRTDGVNPHESAAIGLVVETRCSYFQSLTFPETVEAGLRVVKLGNTSVRYEIGIFRQGEDTASAQGYFVHVYVDRDTRRPVPLPEHLKRALAPLVV; encoded by the coding sequence ATGACCAAGGCCGAAGCTGCTCCCCGTGACGCCGCGCCCAAGGGGGAACGGGAGGCACCCGCGTTGCGCTCGTCCTTCCCGCACTTCCTGCCCATCACCACCCGCTGGTCGGACATGGACGTCTATGGCCACGTGAACAACGTCGTTTATTACGCCTATTTCGATACGGTGGTGGCCGAGTATCTGATGCGGACGGACGGGGTGAACCCGCACGAGAGCGCGGCCATCGGCCTCGTGGTCGAAACCCGCTGCTCCTATTTCCAGAGCCTCACCTTCCCGGAAACGGTGGAAGCCGGCCTCAGGGTGGTGAAGCTCGGCAACACCTCCGTGCGCTACGAGATCGGCATCTTCCGACAGGGCGAGGACACGGCCTCGGCGCAGGGCTATTTCGTCCATGTCTATGTGGATCGCGACACACGCCGCCCGGTGCCGCTGCCGGAGCATCTGAAGCGCGCCCTGGCGCCGCTGGTGGTGTGA
- a CDS encoding methyltransferase domain-containing protein — protein sequence MSHPLVFDRALLRARQARALALGPEPFLLERATEDLSERLLTVKRRFETAVDLGTPTDLLSRALAGHPGIGTLMRAAPLAAGLAASERTIVADEEALPFANGSLDLVVSALALQMVNDLPGAFAQVRRALKPDGLFLAALIGGGSLAELREAFAIAESETTGGVSPRVAPFADVRDMGGLLQRAGFALPVTDVDRVVVRYGSPFTLMNELRRMGAGNVLAERRRVPLRRATLLRAAEIYAERFSDADGRVRATFEIVWLSGWVPHESQQKPLRPGSAKMRLADALGTTEKPAGETP from the coding sequence ATGAGCCATCCCCTCGTCTTCGATCGCGCCCTGCTGCGCGCCCGTCAGGCCCGCGCCCTCGCCCTCGGCCCCGAGCCCTTCCTGCTGGAGCGGGCGACGGAAGACCTGTCGGAGCGCCTGCTCACGGTGAAGCGGCGCTTCGAGACGGCGGTGGATCTCGGCACCCCCACCGATCTTCTCTCCCGCGCCCTCGCCGGCCATCCCGGCATCGGCACGCTGATGCGGGCCGCGCCGCTCGCGGCGGGGCTTGCCGCATCGGAACGCACGATCGTGGCGGACGAGGAGGCCCTGCCCTTCGCCAATGGTTCGCTCGATCTTGTGGTGTCGGCGCTCGCGCTCCAGATGGTCAACGACCTGCCGGGCGCCTTCGCGCAGGTGCGCCGGGCGTTGAAGCCGGACGGGCTGTTCCTCGCAGCCCTCATCGGCGGCGGCAGCCTGGCTGAGCTGCGCGAGGCCTTCGCCATAGCCGAGAGTGAGACCACGGGCGGCGTCTCGCCCCGCGTCGCCCCCTTCGCGGACGTGCGCGACATGGGCGGGCTGCTTCAGCGCGCGGGTTTTGCTCTGCCGGTGACCGACGTAGATCGCGTGGTGGTGCGCTACGGCTCCCCCTTCACGCTGATGAACGAGCTGCGGCGCATGGGCGCGGGCAACGTGCTGGCCGAGCGCCGCCGCGTGCCGCTGCGCCGGGCGACCCTGCTGCGGGCGGCGGAAATCTACGCGGAGCGATTCTCCGATGCGGACGGACGGGTGCGGGCGACGTTCGAGATCGTCTGGCTGTCCGGCTGGGTACCGCACGAAAGCCAGCAGAAGCCGCTGCGGCCCGGCTCGGCCAAGATGCGCCTTGCGGACGCGCTCGGCACCACGGAAAAGCCGGCGGGCGAGACGCCCTGA
- a CDS encoding DUF1850 domain-containing protein, with protein MAAPLLICLSGAGATVRLGAAITLLWTHSVQKTEWAEDWRASAEGLTLTEMRIEGSGAGMEPPPDAVLQGDRYVAHPKAAPLPSLALRRSGATADYRICVEGRCTQMGDLLPAGADPVTLSVCP; from the coding sequence ATGGCTGCTCCCCTGCTCATCTGCCTGTCGGGCGCCGGTGCCACGGTGCGCCTCGGCGCCGCGATCACGCTCCTGTGGACCCATTCGGTGCAGAAAACGGAATGGGCGGAGGACTGGCGCGCGAGCGCAGAGGGCCTCACCCTCACCGAGATGCGCATCGAGGGATCGGGGGCGGGCATGGAGCCGCCGCCGGACGCCGTGCTCCAGGGCGACCGCTACGTGGCCCACCCCAAGGCCGCGCCCCTCCCCTCGCTGGCGTTGCGCCGCTCGGGCGCCACTGCCGACTACCGCATCTGCGTTGAAGGCCGCTGCACGCAGATGGGCGATCTCCTGCCGGCCGGAGCCGATCCGGTCACGCTTTCCGTCTGTCCCTGA